The following coding sequences lie in one Oryza brachyantha chromosome 10, ObraRS2, whole genome shotgun sequence genomic window:
- the LOC102699536 gene encoding pentatricopeptide repeat-containing protein At4g31850, chloroplastic has protein sequence MMELCCSGVLGGTAPSRTPKAGAAGVSSPAGAGLLASRPKKRRVGRAGFRRLEPRAPPPPCDERRAGAEDVIHMLRSADGPAEALELFKSVARQPRVAHTTASCNYMLELMRAHGRVGDMAQVFDVMQRQIVKTNVGTFATIFRGLGVEGGLQSAPVALPVMKDAGISLNAYTYNGLIYFLVKSGFDREALEVYKVMMADHIVPSVRTYSVLMVAFGKRRDVETVLWLLHEMEAHGVKPNVYSYTICIRVLGQARRFDEAYRILGRMENEGCKPDVITHTVLIQVLCDAGRISDAKDVFWKMKKSDQKPDRVTYITLLDKFGDNGDSQSVMEFWNAMKEDGYNDNVVAYTAVVDALCQVGRVFEASEMFDEMKQKGILPELYSYNSLISGFLKADKFGDALELFKHMDIHGPKPNGYTHVLFINYYGKSGESIKAIQRYELMKSKGIVPDVVAGNAVLFGLAKSGRLGMAKRVFHELKAMGVSPDTITYTMMIKCCSKASKVDEAVKIFHDMIENKCVPDVLAVNSLIDTVYKAGRGDEAWQIFYQLKEMNLEPTDGTYNTLLAGLGREGKVKEAMHLLEEMYCSRYPPNLITYNTILDCLCKNGAVNDALDMLYNMTMKGCRPDLSSYNTVIYGLVKEERFNEAFSIFCQMKKVIIPDYATLCTILPSFVKIGLMKEALHTIKEYVLQPGSKSDRSSYHSLMEGILKKAGIEKSVEFAEIIASSGISLDDFFLCPLIKHLCKQKKALEAHELVKKFKSFGISLKTGSYNSLIRGLVDENLIDIAEGLFAEMKELGCGPDEFTYNLILDAMGKSMQIEEMLKVQEEMHRKGYESTYVTYNTIISGLVKSGRLEQAIDLYYNLMSEGFSPTPCTYGPLLDGLLKAGRIEDAENLFNEMLEYGCKANCTIYNILLNGHRIAGDTEKVCQLFQNMVDQGINPDIKSYTIIIDTLCKAGQLNDGLTYFRQLSEFGLEPDLITYNLLIDGLGKSKRLEEADALFNEMQKKGIAPNLYTYNSLILHLGKAGKGAEAGKMYEELLAKGWKPNVFTYNALIRGYSVSGSTDSAYAAYGRMIVGGCLPNSSTYMQLPNQL, from the coding sequence ATGATGGAGCTCTGCTGCTCCGGCGTCCTCGGGGGAACGGCCCCGTCGAGGACCCCGAAGGCTGGGGCCGCGGGGGTTTCTTCCCCCGCTGGCGCTGGGTTGCTGGCGTCTCGGCCCAAGAAGCGGCGGGTCGGCCGAGCTGGCTTCCGCCGGCTGgagccgcgcgcgccgccgccgccctgcgaCGAACGGAGGGCGGGGGCGGAGGACGTCATCCACATGCTCAGGTCGGCGGACGGCCCCGCGGAGGCTCTGGAGCTGTTCAAGTCGGTGGCGCGGCAGCCCAGGGTCGCCCACACGACCGCGTCGTGCAACTACATGCTCGAGCTTATGCGCGCCCATGGCCGGGTTGGGGACATGGCCCAGGTGTTCGACGTAATGCAGAGGCAGATCGTCAAGACAAACGTGGGCACCTTCGCGACCATCTTCAGAGGGCTTGGCGTGGAGGGGGGCCTCCAGAGTGCGCCGGTGGCCCTGCCGGTCATGAAAGATGCTGGGATTAGCTTGAATGCATACACGTACAATGGCTTGATTTATTTCCTTGTGAAGTCTGGGTTTGATAGGGAGGCATTGGAGGTTTACAAGGTGATGATGGCGGACCATATCGTGCCGAGTGTGAGAACATACTCTGTCCTGATGGTGGCGTTCGGGAAGAGGAGGGATGTAGAGACGGTTCTTTGGTTGTTGCATGAAATGGAGGCTCATGGCGTGAAGCCGAACGTGTATAGCTACACCATCTGTATTCGAGTTCTTGGACAGGCAAGAAGATTTGATGAAGCTTATCGGATACTTGGGAGAATGGAGAATGAGGGGTGTAAGCCGGATGTCATTACCCATACTGTGCTTATACAGGTTCTTTGTGATGCTGGTCGTATCAGTGATGCCAAGGATGTTTTttggaagatgaagaagagtGATCAAAAACCTGATCGAGTCACGTACATTACTCTTTTAGATAAGTTTGGTGACAATGGCGACTCGCAGTCAGTGATGGAATTCTGGAACGCAATGAAAGAAGATGGGTACAATGACAATGTTGTTGCTTATACAGCAGTTGTTGATGCATTGTGCCAAGTTGGGAGGGTCTTTGAAGCTTCAGAAATGTTTGATGAGATGAAACAAAAGGGTATATTGCCTGAGTTGTATTCATACAACTCACTAATATCGGGCTTTCTTAAAGCTGATAAATTTGGTGATGCTTTAGAGCTGTTTAAACACATGGATATTCATGGACCTAAGCCAAATGGCTACACGCATGTCCTTTTCATAAATTACTATGGAAAATCTGGTGAGTCTATAAAGGCAATACAGAGATATGAACTTATGAAGAGCAAAGGGATTGTTCCAGATGTTGTTGCTGGTAATGCTGTTTTGTTTGGTCTTGCCAAATCTGGTAGACTTGGCATGGCAAAAAGGGTCTTTCATGAATTAAAAGCTATGGGGGTTTCTCCAGATACTATCACCTACACTATGATGATCAAATGTTGCAGCAAGGCATCAAAAGTTGATGAAGCTGTGAAGATTTTCCATGATATGATTGAAAATAAGTGTGTTCCTGATGTTCTTGCAGTTAATTCTTTGATTGACACAGTCTACAAGGCAGGCAGAGGTGATGAAGCCTGGCAGATCTTTTATCAACTAAAAGAAATGAATCTAGAGCCAACAGATGGGACTTACAATACGCTTTTGGCAGGATTGGGAAGGGAAGGTAAAGTCAAGGAGGCAATGCATCTGCTTGAAGAAATGTACTGCAGTAGATATCCTCCTAATTTAATAACATACAATACAATTCTTGACTGCCTCTGCAAAAATGGGGCAGTTAATGATGCACTTGATATGCTATACAATATGACTATGAAAGGATGCAGACCTGACCTTTCGTCTTACAACACTGTCATATATGGCCTTGTCAAAGAAGAGAGATTTAATGAGGCATTCAGTATTTTTTGTCAGATGAAGAAGGTTATTATTCCAGATTATGCAACGCTGTGTACTATCCTCCCAAGTTTTGTGAAAATTGGACTAATGAAAGAAGCTCTGCATACTATCAAGGAATATGTTCTCCAACCTGGTTCCAAATCAGATAGGTCTTCATACCATTCGCTGATGGAAGGGATACTGAAAAAGGCTGGCATCGAAAAGTCAGTTGAGTTTGCTGAAATCATAGCATCGAGTGGTATTTCCTTGGATGATTTCTTTTTGTGCCCATTGATTAAGCATCTCTGTAAGCAGAAGAAAGCTCTTGAAGCACATGAACTTGTCAAAAAGTTCAAGAGCTTTGGAATTTCACTAAAAACTGGATCTTATAATTCTTTAATCCGTGGCCTTGTCGATGAGAACCTAATAGATATTGCTGAAGGCTTGTTCGCTGAAATGAAGGAGCTTGGATGTGGCCCAGATGAGTTTACTTACAACTTGATTCTTGATGCCATGGGAAAGTCAATGCAGATAGAGGAAATGCTAAAAGTTCAAGAAGAGATGCACCGCAAAGGATATGAATCAACATATGTTACTTATAACACGATCATTTCAGGTCTTGTAAAGTCAGGAAGGTTGGAGCAGGCTATTGATTTGTACTACAATCTGATGAGCGAAGGTTTCTCACCTACACCATGCACATATGGTCCTCTTCTTGATGGTCTGTTAAAAGCTGGAAGGATAGAAGATGCAGAAAATCTTTTCAATGAGATGCTGGAGTATGGATGCAAAGCCAATTGCACTATCTACAATATACTACTGAATGGACATCGAATAGCTGGTGATACAGAAAAAGTTTGTCAATTATTTCAGAATATGGTTGATCAAGGAATAAACCCAGATATAAAATCCTACACGATTATTATCGACACGCTCTGCAAGGCAGGACAGTTAAATGATGGTCTAACATATTTTAGGCAATTATCAGAGTTTGGTCTTGAACCTGATCTAATCACTTACAATTTGCTCATTGATGGTCTTGGAAAATCAAAAAGATTAGAGGAAGCAGATGCTCTATTCAATGAGATGCAGAAGAAGGGAATTGCCCCGAACCTGTACACTTATAATTCACTAATTCTCCACTTAGGAAAAGCAGGGAAGGGTGCTGAAGCTGGGAAAATGTATGAAGAACTACTGGCGAAAGGCTGGAAGCCTAACGTTTTCACATACAATGCTCTTATTAGAGGGTACAGTGTTTCTGGCAGTACTGATAGTGCCTATGCTGCCTATGGCCGGATGATTGTTGGCGGGTGCCTACCAAATTCAAGCACATACATGCAACTCCCAAATCAGTTGTAA
- the LOC102699813 gene encoding probable serine protease EDA2 → MGSPARLAAAAAAAVLHLLLLARGAEPRRAPPHAAGRYLTTEERWMDQRVDHFSPTDHRQFKQRYYEFPDYHGGSGGGGPVFLRLCGEESCNGIPNDYLAVLAKKFGAAVVTPEHRYYGKSSPFESLATENLRFLSSKQALFDLAAFRQHYQGTLNARYNRSSGFDNPWFVFGVSYSGALSAWFRLKFPHLTCGSLASSGVVLAVYNFTDFDKQVGESAGPECKAALQETTRLVDEQLRVDSYSVKALFGAETLKNDGDFLFFLADAAAIAFQYGNPEAVCSPLTNAKKSGRNLVETYAQYVQDVFVKKWGTTVSSYDQEYLKKTTPEDTSSRLWWFQVCSEVAYFQVAPKNDSIRSSKVDTRYHLDLCRNVFGEGVYPDVYMTNLYYGGTRIAASKIVFTNGSQDPWRHASKQNSSEDMPSYIIKCGNCGHGTDLRGCPQLPFVIEGNPSNCSSPEAVITVRKQITSHIDLWLSQCQGPARSW, encoded by the exons ATGGGGTCGCctgctcgcctcgccgccgccgccgccgccgccgtccttcatctcctcctcctcgcgcgcggcgccgagccccgccgcgcgccgccgcacgccgccggccggtaCCTGACGACGGAGGAGCGATGGATGGACCAGCGCGTCGACCACTTCTCCCCCACC GACCACCGCCAGTTCAAGCAGCGGTACTACGAGTTCCCGGACTaccacggcggcagcggcggcggtggcccggTCTTCCTGCGCCTGTGCGGCGAGGAGTCCTGCAACGGCATCCCCAACGACTACTTGGCG GTGCTGGCCAAGAAgttcggcgccgccgtggtgaCGCCGGAGCACCGGTATTACGGCAAGAGCTCCCCGTTCGAGAGCCTCGCCACGGAGAACCTGAGGTTCCTGTCGTCCAAGCAGGCGCTGTTCGATCTCGCCGCCTTCCGCCAGCATTACCAg GGAACCTTGAATGCTAGGTACAACCGCTCATCAGGGTTTGACAATCCATGGTTCGTCTTCGGGGTCTCGTACTCGGGTGCTCTCAGCGCATGGTTCAGGCTCAAGTTCCCTCACTTGACATGTGGAAGCCTCGCGAGCTCAGGGGTGGTGCTTGCTGTGTACAACTTCACTGACTTTGACAAGCAG GTTGGCGAGTCAGCTGGCCCTGAATGCAAAGCTGCACTGCAGGAAACAACTAGGCTTGTCGATGAACAGCTTCGGGTGGACAGCTACTCGGTGAAGGCTTTGTTTGGAGCAGAGACG TTGAAAAATGATGGTgatttcctcttcttcctggCAGATGCAGCGGCCATAGCA TTCCAATATGGGAATCCTGAAGCTGTGTGCTCCCCTCTAACCAATGCAAAGAAGAGTGGGAGAAATTTGGTG GAAACGTATGCTCAATATGTGCAAgatgtttttgtcaaaaaatggGGGACAACAGTATCTTCATATGATCAGGAATATTTGAAGAAAACGACTCCTGAAGATACTA GTTCTAGACTTTGGTGGTTCCAAGTTTGCAGTGAGGTTGCCTATTTTCAAGTGGCACCGAAAAATGATAGCATTCGCTCTTCTAAGGTCGATACAAG GTACCATCTGGACCTGTGCAGAAATGTTTTTGGCGAAGGTGTTTATCCTGATGTGTACATGACAAACTTGTATTACGGAGGCACAAGAATCGCTG CTTCTAAAATTGTCTTCACAAACGGCTCTCAAGATCCATGGCGTCATGCCTCGAAACAAAACTCGTCAGAAGACA TGCCATCATACATAATCAAATGTGGAAATTGCGGACACGGCACTGATCTGAGAGGATGCCCCCAGCTCCCTTTCGTAATTGAAG GTAACCCTTCAAACTGCTCGTCCCCAGAAGCCGTGATCACAGTGAGGAAGCAGATCACCAGCCACATCGACCTGTGGCTATCACAGTGCCAAGGACCAGCAAG GTCATGGTGA